Below is a window of Camelina sativa cultivar DH55 chromosome 11, Cs, whole genome shotgun sequence DNA.
taagatcttattagctttaaatgtacactattaatccaataatatcaattgagaatcataataagaatatgccagattattcattcctaaatcctaactaacaaatcgtaaaatgtatattctcaacttgcgaatcaagagtttctacaaaactTTAGCTATAAccgttaacaatatatatatcaacaaaataaaagacttgTGGTACACCATGGGATAAAACCTAGTTTGGTAGTAATTCTGATAACATCGGAATGATATTTGGAACGATAAAAAGATTCCGGATCTATATTATTAGataatgagaaagagagagtagaGATGTCGATCATTTGtggaaattgtttttattttacatttcgtTTTTGAAGAattggatatttttttcaaaacatttaacgtctcatttaatttaattgttaattGTCTGAGGTTATATTTTTGAATGAATTTTGATtaaagaacaattaaaaattaatgtgtacaCTACCAGagtcaaaagacatgactatgtAATACTTTAGGATCAAAtccaaaaaataccaaaaattacACTACAAATTTGTTAGACTCAAATAGAGTTAAGACCATAAaagagatttttgttgtttttactCAAATTAAACAGAAATGAAAGCGACGTAAATCAATAAGATAAAAGCATTGGGCATAGAAAATTTGTAGGGATTCATGAAATTATAAATACGATAATGAAACAGGAATAAGATAATGTAACgttcttaaaataaaatcacTACAATAAAGTTAACTCAGGCAACGTTCTATACTTCTAttcagtttttgaaatcaaatcaCTAAGATAAAGTTAAACTAGTCTCCCAGCGTTTAATCTCAAGAAGTCAAACCTctaacataaataataaaagaaaatcctaaaagttagtttggagtaaaaaaatatttgaatcggATAAAAACCGATCAGTCCATGCATTACTCGTTATTTTTTGGTAATCGTCGGACGAAATAAACAGGCATAATGCCACCCGGGGCGTTGTTGGACTAGCACGCCTcacatatatcattttgttaGAAAATAACCTTTGACTATGATCGATTCTCATCATCAACCAAGTTTGATATCGTCTAACCGGATCTACTTGGTGCATACCCAAAAATGAGCCAAAGTCAGACATTTACTATTAAAACGAAGTCAGATTTTCTTGCATCGGTTTCACATCAAAACGAAGTTGCGCAAAGCATTATCTCAAAGAATGTATTTCCTAGACCTTCCGAAGACTTTTCTCCTCTAAATCTCCGAAGTATTTCACAAcctataaaaataatattcctaaaaacaaaaaaacataaatataaatgaataatgtaaacaacaacaaaaatattgaaaacgaGACACACAAAGTGTAGAGGGTTTTCTTGaacatgaaaaataaatcattaactATATTATCATtgacaaatttttattttaattttgttaatgtactattttgttaattatagtgatttagtatataatccACAGTATACCGcacaaaaatttacaattttaattaaatcaatttgattcaatatttttttatattggtgttgttaaaaaatatataaattttttttcttaaaagactctacaaaaatactagtatagatttttgagaaaataatacttcctctgttttataatataggatgttttagagaatattttttgtttcataatataagatgttttcaattttctatgctatttttagattagtttaataatttttactatgcagtcttgtttatgattagttgaacttttttaaaatggttATTTATTAATCTGCATGCTTCCattcaaaacatcttatattttgaaattgagGAAATATAACAAACTCAAACTTATACTCCCTCtttcccacaaagattgatgttttgggatatttttttgtcccacaaagattgatgttttgtaaacttcaagaaataatcattgaaaagatttaaaattttgaactgttattagtttaaaattaaataatatctctttagtaaaaaaaaagaatatatttaaattcaataattattgttttcttaaaatatataaaagattctaaacatcaatctttgtgagacagaggaAGTATTACAATAGTGATTCTGAATGACAAATTTGAAATACATTTAATGTTACCAAAATTGAATATCTTCTATCTACAACTTTGGATTTCACCAACatcaatacaaacaaacaataaatcaacaaattttATGAGTATGCCTGAAATGTTTAGTTATGATGATAATATTATCATATGTTAACTATAGTACGAAAACTCTCCTATcttttgaaaataaagaaatgttAAATGAAGTGGTACGGGTGTTCCTTCGAGAGCAAGCAATGAATATcctaaaaagaagaaatggaaAACTCGATGAGTGCGATGGTACAGTTGGAGAAATGTGTCTTCGTTcgaaaaaggtttttttttttttttttttaaatcattcaAATTTAAAGGCATGGAACCAAATATTTTACAGAGCCGAAACCCAATaagataaatattaaaataaatattaaaccaaactaaaaacCCCTTAGTTAGAATAGAACCAATCTTGAACCAAAGAGTTGAATCATAACCAATGAAACGGCGAACCACTCCACGCTGTCATCAATGATTGGGATGAAAAAACACGAGatccttttttttaacaagagGAGAATCCAGGGGCAATTAGggtttgtcttttcttttaacaagatCCTTCAAACCAGAGTTGTAGCATGTCGGAGGATAGGATGGAGTTAGAGTGACGGTAGCTGAGTGCTCTGTTTCGCACAAGAGAGTCGATCTGTTTAACAATAAGGTCGGCGGACTTGAAGCTGTTCCGATGAAGACGATGGTTCATTTCCGTCCATATGTTGTAGATCGTAGCTTGCCAAACCGTGAGAAGGAGTATCTTGACAACTCTAGAACCTTGGAAGCTGGTGAGTTGCTGAAGGCAGTCAGACCAAGAACGGACATGGAGAAGGAGCAGCGGTTGGCGATGAGGTTCTAGATGCTCCAGCTGAATGGACAGTCAAAGAAAAGGTGATCACGACTTTCCTCAGTCGATCTGCATAGCAGACAAGACGGATCTACCTGTAAACCCCAAGATCGAAGTCTATCCCTAGTTGGACATCTATTCAACACAAATAACCAGGTGAGGAATCTATGCTTTGGTATGCCTTTAGTGAACCAAACGATCCTATACCATGCCACCTTAGGTAGAGTTTCTTTTAGGGCAGTGTAGATTTACCAGTAGTTCGACCATCTCGCAGTTGGTCATTAATCCACCAGATGTACTTATCCTCTTCGTCTTCTAGTTGTAAGGTAGTTAGCTCAATATGAAGATTGACCTGTTTTTCGGATCGTGCAGGTGGTACCCTCCATGTGCCATGACGCCAGAGGTCTGCGATGGTTGATCTTAGCGGGATGCCCAAAGTTCCTTCATTGTGCAGGTAGGTTGACAGCCGTCCTAGACTACACCAGTGATCGCTCCAAAACCTACAACTTCTTCCATTGCCAACCTTAATCTTTATCCAATGGAATACCTCTTCCCAAAGCTTTAAAAGTTTGTTCGTTAACCAGGAGAACTTGTTACTTGGCTTCTGGGTCCAAAAGTTACTAGGATCCCCAGAGAGAACAGCCGACTTGAACCACACAACCCACACCGAGCCTGCCCTGAAGAATAAGAGCCAGATAAGTTTTATCATACATGCTGTATTCCATTTCCGCAAGTCACGAATACCTAGTCTTCCCTCTGATTTCGCATTTGTGATAGTTTCCCAAGCCACTCGGGCCTAGTGATGACCCTTTGTAGTTCCTTTCCACAGGAAAGCACCAGTTAGAGAGTTCAATGTGTCAATACACTTCTTTGGCAAGAGGAAAGCTGAGCACCAGAAGTTCGTCAGTCCAGCAATCACAATGTTTAGGAGTTGTAACCTTCCCGCAAATGAGAGAGATTTCGTGGACCAGGCATTTAAGCTACTTTTTACTTTCTGAATCAGAGGAGCACAGTCGAGCAAGGTAAGCTTTTTAGTGCAGAGAGGTATGCCTAGATAACGGATCGGTAGTTGTCCATGGCTAACCCCTGTTTCAAGTTTGATCTGGTCAATTTCAGGTTGAGAAAGCCCGGAAGAGAAGAAACTAGTCTTAGGGAGACTGACAGCCAGACCAGAGACAGCTTCAAAATCCTTCAAAATGGTAAGGACCCTTTGAACCGAGGCTAATGATCCATCTACAAATATCAACAAGTCGTCTGCAAAGCATAAGTGAGTGAGCTTTAAATCACGACACCTGTAATGAtactttatttttccttcttctgcAGCTTTATCTAACATGGCAGAAAGACAATTTAGTGCAAGAACGAAGAGGTAAGGCGATAGTGGATCACCCTGCCTGAGCCCTCTTCTACTTTTAAAGTACCCATGCACGCGCCCATTGAAGCCAAATGAGAAGGAGGGAGTGCATATACATGCCCGAAGCCATTGAATATAGAGTTCATGTACTTCTATTCCCCTTAGACAGCTAAAGATAAATTCCCATCGGATAGTATCAAATGCTTTTGTGATGGCAACCTTTATTGTTATCCGTTTGGGTTCTTTCTCTCGATGATAACCATTTACAAGTTCCACAGCAAGCAAGGTATTTTCAACTAATAGTCTTCCTTTGATAAATGCAGTTTGATTCCGCTGGACCAAAGCTGGGAGGGCAGGTTTGATTCTTGCTACCAGAAGCTTGGAGATGACTTTACATAGAGTATTAAGACAGGAGATTGGTCAAAAATCTGAGATGAGAGAGGCTCCGGGGAATTTCGGGATCAAAGCAAGTGTTGTTGCATTAGTCGCTGAAGGCAAGAAGGATGTGTAGAAAAACTTTTGAATGCTTGTGGTGACATCTGAACCAAGGATCCCCCAAGCGGATTTGTAGAAGGCAGAGGTAAAACCATCAGGCCCTGGTGCCTTATTTGCATTTAGCTTAAACATTACCTTTGTGATTTCCTCAATGGTAGGCTGTTTTACCATTGTGAGTTTTAGTTCAGGGGAACATCGGTAAGTTATAATGCTTTGTATCCGTGCATGACCAACGGAGATGGGTAGCATAACAACAGAACCAAGTAGAGATTCAAAATGACTAACAGCCAGTCGACTCATTTCAACTGGATCATCAATAATAGCTCCCGAAGAGCTAGAGAAGGATCTGATGGCGTTGAATGCATTGTGGATCCTGGTAATGCGATGAAAGTAAGCCGTGTTTAAATCTCCCTCTTTAAGCCAGTTAATGCGAGATCATTGTCGGAAATACGCTTCTTCCACCCTTCTGAGGAAATTCCATTTGGTGTGGAGGTCTTTCTCTTCTTGGAACAGAGCTGGCGACGGATTGGATATAGCTTGTACCTGCACAGTTTGTAGCAGTAAGTTAGTCTTTCTCactctattttgtatatctgaaaaATTCTCTTTCGAAAGTGTTTTTAGCTCTCTTTTGAATGTTTTCTGTTTTGCACTGAGAGCCGACAAACACATTTCcctttgatttgtgtttccaGCCGGACAAATCAGGTGAAAAGAGGACCTTAATAGCGCACATCAAACAAATCAAGCTGTAAAAGACAATCCCACAACTCTGTCATTCGCGAGGTTAAGTGATTGGCATTTGCATTGgaggtttcttctttctttacaattttaacttaagaaaaattaaattaaatttaaccaGAAAAATATGAACCTTAAAGCTCTCACGGAGATCACCCACCTACCCTCCCTTCGAGAATTAtttgtagaaaaaaagaaaaaagaaaaaagaatattcaGCTTTACAATTTGACATTCTTTAGTTatgaaagataaaataaatactatttccttttttcttttcaatttaacACTTTTTTGTTATGGAAGAAAGACCAAcataatattattgaaaatgtttttcacaaaaaaaaataataataatattattgaaaatgtgAAGATTGTTGTTAAAGTCTCTATTTACTATTTACTTTTTTGAAGTTGTGAATTTTTCAGTTATCTTGTTTACATTACAActtctttaaaaaagaaaaagaaaaaatgggcCGTTGACATTAGTACTTCACTACATCTTGAAAATAagagttaatttgtttttttcccgtcaaaaattataagttaactacaactaaaaaatataaagtaaaaagaaataatcatttacaaataaaagtttaatcacaacttaaaattacatatttacacAACAAATAATAATCTAACACTTAAGTCGATATTTAGTTGAGTCTAAATTTGGAGTAATCTATGGGAAGTGTTGAATAGTCTGATATCGATATTTTATGTAAAGAGTTCACAacattaagtaaaataaaaaagtaaatagtaaatacttAAGATTAATGTATACatatattctaaattaatttgGGTCCGCACTACGGTACTGCGACctataaagttatattttagatatatgtaTAACGCTTATAAGCACATAATCATGATAACTACtgcattttaaaataaattattttctatatgcctaatattattataaattttaagaattaGAAAACCTTTTCTTGCATGGCTGCCTGCTTTATGAAAAGCTTAGAACTTCTTTAGTGAACCCATCCACAtgttattgaaaatatatttaaattttacaattaatttaCACCTTCTAATTATTACCCATCACTAATTAGCTTACTTTGCGATCACACCCTCAAACGTTTCTCAATAATTTGATAAGCTAACTTAttgcagattaagaaataattaagTAAAACACTAAATATTGATtgctaaattttgaaaatatatatgataaaaatttaaaacaattttgatCAATAACAATGATGGTTTAttgtaggcctgggcattcggttaaccattcggtttcggttcggttgtattcggtttcggttattttggatatagtaatatagtaaccatttggatatttttgaaatttcggttcggttcggttcggtttctttcggttcggtttcggtttggttatttaaataaataaccataactaacataaattatattaacattaaccaaataaaccaaatataaccaaaactaaccgaatataaccaaaattaaccaaatatacaataacaaaaatacaaaaaagggaaaaatatggattcaattttacaaaatagtatttaactttgtaaattcaaaataataacatttacatatattgattatttaaaatatttaattgttttgaatctagaaataatttatattttaagtttattttatagttttgcataatattaagtatataatatttgatatcttctaggttttcggatatttcggttaaccatttaattgtcggttcggttcggttcggtttcagttagtttggatatagatttttactaaccattcgggtatttgaagaatttcggttcgattcggtttggtttttttcggttcggtttcggtcggttatttggttatcggttattttgcccagccctagttTATTGAATCGCATAAAcataatcaatatggaaatGAATACTATAAAAATAACTTCATTCTTCTGCGATTACTGATTAGttaccattatatatatttaatatatatattgtgagtAGTTAAATCATACGAATTCACGTTACCATTTTATCATTCCACATGCAGTTTACCTTTAAGTAAACCTTAATCAGTTAACATGTATAAATAAGTATCCATTTTCATTGCTAatgtctttctctcttttaccaTCAATGCCAATGGCAAGAAACATCATCAaaactctctccttcttctttctccttgcCGCAACGGCTCCTTCAATCTCTTTNGATTTATTGAATCGCATAAACATAATCAATATTGAAATGAATACTATAAAAATAACTCATTCTTCTCATAATTATGTGATTACTGATTAGTTACCATTGTACTTGATATATGATGTGAGTAGTTAAATCATACGAATTCACGTTACCATTTCATCATTCCACATTACCTTTAAGTAAACCTTAATCAGTTAACATGTATAAATAAGTATCCATTTTCATTGCTAatgtctttctctcttttaccaTCAATGCCAATGGCAAGAACCATCATCAaaactctctccttcttctttctcattgcCGCAACGGCTCCTTCATTTTCCACCGCAACCTCCGCCACAGACACATTCGTCTACGGCGGCTGCTCCCAGCAAAAATTCTCTCCGTCCTCTGCTTATGAGTCAAACCTCAACTCTCTTCTCACTTCTCTAGTCAACTCAGCCACATACTCATCCTACAACAACTTCACCATCATGGGCTCTTCCTCCTCGGACACAGCCCGTGGCCTCTTCCAATGCCGCGGTGACCTCTCCATGCCCGACTGCGCTACGTGTGTGGCACGTGCCGTCTCTCAAGTTGGCCCTCTTTGTCCTTTCACCTGCGGTGGAGCACTCCAGCTAGCCGGCTGCTACATCAAGTACGATAATATCAGCTTCCTTGGCCAAGAAGACAAGACCGTTGTCCTCAAGAAGTGTGGACCCTCTGAGGGTTACAACACTGATGGGATCGGCCGGAGAGACGCCGTTCTCACGGAGCTAGTCAATGGTGGAGGCTATTTTCGAGCGGGAGGGTCCGGTGATGTTCAAGGTATGGGACAGTGTGTAGGAGATCTATCTGTATCGGAGTGCCAAGACTGTTTAGGAACGGCCA
It encodes the following:
- the LOC104728256 gene encoding uncharacterized protein LOC104728256 — translated: MNSIFNGFGHVYALPPSHLASMGACMDKAAEEGKIKYHYRCRDLKLTHLCFADDLLIFVDGSLASVQRVLTILKDFEAVSGLAVSLPKTSFFSSGLSQPEIDQIKLETGVSHGQLPIRYLGIPLCTKKLTLLDCAPLIQKVKSSLNAWSTKSLSFAGRLQLLNIVIAGLTNFWCSAFLLPKKCIDTLNSLTGAFLWKGTTKGHH
- the LOC104724123 gene encoding cysteine-rich repeat secretory protein 60-like isoform X2, which produces MSFSLLPSMPMARNIIKTLSFFFLLAATAPSISFATSATDTFVYGGCSQQKFSPSSAYESNLNSLLTSLVNSATYSSYNNFTIMGSSSSDTARGLFQCRGDLSMPDCATCVARAVSQVGPLCPFTCGGALQLAGCYIKYDNISFLGQEDKTVVLKKCGPSEGYNTDGIGRRDAVLTELVNGGGYFRAGGSGDVQGMGQCVGDLSVSECQDCLGTAIGRLKNDCGTSVFGDMFLAKCYARYSTDGAQHYAKSHNYKANYGGERTFAIIIGLLAAVVLLIIFLLFLRGVCSRGGGK
- the LOC104724123 gene encoding cysteine-rich repeat secretory protein 60-like isoform X1 → MSFSLLPSMPMARTIIKTLSFFFLIAATAPSFSTATSATDTFVYGGCSQQKFSPSSAYESNLNSLLTSLVNSATYSSYNNFTIMGSSSSDTARGLFQCRGDLSMPDCATCVARAVSQVGPLCPFTCGGALQLAGCYIKYDNISFLGQEDKTVVLKKCGPSEGYNTDGIGRRDAVLTELVNGGGYFRAGGSGDVQGMGQCVGDLSVSECQDCLGTAIGRLKNDCGTSVFGDMFLAKCYARYSTDGAQHYAKSHNYKANYGGERTFAIIIGLLAAVVLLIIFLLFLRGVCSRGGGK